A genomic window from Streptomyces sp. 846.5 includes:
- a CDS encoding DeoR/GlpR family DNA-binding transcription regulator, producing the protein MAGTDRMRQITDALREGAERSVSELAALTGASEMTIRRDLEVLADQGVLERYRGGARGLLLRGQEPPFALRAQDALEAKRRIAAEVSALIADGESVVLDSGTTCLEVARALRDRRLTVMPLSLHAANELTGAPQLTLLLPGGQPRPGELALTGPLTEVSLAALRFDTAVIGCCGLTAADGLTAYDLADAAVKRAAIASSRRVIAVADGSKLTGSALALVAPATALHCVVTDQDAPEGPVRELIATGVTVHRA; encoded by the coding sequence ATGGCCGGTACCGACCGCATGAGACAGATCACCGACGCGCTGCGCGAGGGCGCCGAACGGAGCGTGTCCGAGCTGGCCGCCCTGACCGGCGCCTCGGAGATGACGATCCGCCGCGACCTGGAGGTCCTGGCCGACCAGGGAGTCCTGGAGCGTTACCGCGGCGGCGCCAGGGGCCTGCTTCTGCGCGGCCAGGAACCCCCGTTCGCCCTGCGGGCCCAGGACGCACTGGAGGCCAAGCGCCGGATCGCCGCTGAGGTCAGCGCCCTGATCGCCGACGGCGAGTCCGTCGTCCTCGACAGCGGCACCACCTGCCTGGAAGTAGCCCGGGCGCTCCGCGACCGCCGCCTGACCGTGATGCCCCTGTCGCTGCACGCCGCCAACGAGCTCACCGGCGCGCCACAGCTCACCCTGCTGCTGCCCGGCGGCCAGCCACGCCCGGGTGAACTGGCCCTGACCGGCCCCCTGACCGAGGTCTCACTGGCCGCACTGCGCTTCGACACGGCCGTCATCGGCTGCTGCGGCCTGACCGCCGCCGACGGCCTGACCGCGTACGACCTCGCCGACGCCGCCGTGAAACGCGCAGCCATCGCCTCCTCGCGCCGCGTCATCGCCGTCGCCGACGGCAGCAAGCTCACCGGCAGCGCCCTCGCCCTGGTCGCCCCCGCGACCGCCCTGCACTGCGTGGTGACCGACCAGGACGCACCCGAGGGCCCCGTCCGCGAACTGATCGCAACCGGCGTCACCGTCCACAGGGCCTGA
- a CDS encoding amidase domain-containing protein, with product MTHVLRSRIASAAVVVGIVCAGAPALAAPAVAAPRPSLTQRQTLPDTDVVSRAIEVRYADAHWNWTAWNDSTPVAFGSAQPQYQCAEFVARAIAAAGLVPGLGPDDPQDAYFHYTAPNGKVYDLLLISELPQYNNLYAYLKDSGVGQDVGDQPGQAQPGDFVVTYLGPGGTLSHVGLVAQAATDTTEATVDAHNNARLDYGYHYYSPSHLVRLVPNALLEVWAWTAEQRLLHPAPAAPTTRGPQSRLALPTDPAGPQV from the coding sequence GTGACTCATGTTCTCCGCAGTCGTATCGCCTCCGCCGCGGTCGTGGTGGGAATCGTCTGCGCCGGCGCCCCGGCCCTGGCCGCACCCGCAGTTGCCGCTCCCCGGCCGTCCCTGACCCAGCGTCAGACGCTCCCGGACACGGACGTCGTCTCGCGCGCGATCGAGGTCCGCTACGCCGACGCGCACTGGAACTGGACGGCCTGGAACGACAGCACCCCGGTCGCCTTCGGGAGCGCCCAGCCCCAGTACCAGTGCGCCGAGTTCGTGGCCCGGGCGATAGCCGCCGCCGGGCTGGTTCCGGGGCTCGGCCCCGACGACCCGCAGGACGCCTACTTCCACTACACCGCGCCCAACGGCAAGGTCTACGACCTGCTGCTGATCTCCGAACTGCCGCAGTACAACAACCTCTACGCCTACCTGAAGGACAGCGGCGTCGGCCAGGACGTCGGCGACCAGCCCGGGCAGGCACAGCCCGGCGACTTCGTGGTCACCTACCTCGGTCCCGGAGGCACCCTCAGCCATGTCGGCCTGGTCGCCCAGGCCGCCACCGACACGACCGAAGCGACCGTGGACGCCCACAACAACGCCCGGCTCGACTATGGCTACCACTACTACTCCCCCTCGCACCTGGTCCGGTTGGTCCCCAACGCCCTGCTGGAAGTCTGGGCCTGGACCGCCGAGCAGCGGCTGCTGCACCCGGCCCCGGCGGCCCCGACCACACGCGGCCCGCAGTCCCGGCTGGCCCTGCCCACCGACCCGGCGGGCCCCCAGGTCTGA
- a CDS encoding DedA family protein codes for MSAALLAVNPTSGSSLLSSFGALAVVVVTFAEAGLLVVGFFVPGDTLLFPAGVLCATGAGNGPHLTLWQVLLGAAAGSIAGTQFGYYLGRHGGRPALERIDSRRLKSVLERSEALLSHYGRRKAIVIGRFVPMVRTVLGPAAGMLEVPVRTFTLWQIIGGLAWTQSMVLLGFWLGAEVPGIENYLLPLVALVVAVSLLPLLLQRRRPRP; via the coding sequence GTGAGCGCGGCTCTGCTCGCGGTGAACCCCACCAGCGGGTCCTCTCTGCTGTCGTCCTTCGGGGCCCTGGCCGTGGTGGTCGTGACCTTCGCCGAGGCCGGGCTGCTGGTCGTCGGCTTCTTCGTGCCCGGGGACACCCTGCTGTTCCCGGCCGGGGTGCTCTGCGCCACCGGGGCCGGCAACGGGCCGCACCTGACGCTCTGGCAGGTCCTGCTGGGAGCCGCGGCGGGCTCGATCGCCGGCACCCAGTTCGGCTACTACCTGGGCCGTCACGGCGGCCGCCCCGCCCTGGAACGCATCGACAGCCGCAGGCTGAAGTCGGTGCTGGAGCGCAGCGAGGCCCTGCTGTCCCACTACGGCCGGCGCAAGGCCATCGTCATCGGCCGCTTTGTGCCCATGGTGCGCACCGTGCTCGGACCCGCCGCCGGAATGCTGGAGGTCCCGGTGCGCACCTTCACCCTGTGGCAGATCATCGGCGGCCTGGCCTGGACCCAGAGCATGGTGCTGCTGGGCTTCTGGCTCGGGGCCGAGGTGCCCGGCATCGAGAACTACCTGCTGCCGCTGGTCGCCCTGGTGGTGGCGGTCTCCCTGCTCCCGCTCCTGCTGCAACGCCGACGCCCGCGTCCCTGA